The genome window TTCGACCGGTTCGGTGTCGACGGCTCCCGCGACGGCGGGCTCGTGCTGGTCGGCACCCGGCGGGTGCGCGTCGCGAACTGCGACATCCGCGGCACCAACGCCCGCGGCACCGCGGCCGATCACGAAGCGCTGAGCATCGCCTCGGGCTCGTCGGACGTGGAGGTGTCCGGCTGCCGCGTGCACGACAACGGCGAGGAAGGCATCGACGTCAAGTACGACGATGCCGCCCGGGTGAAGATCCACCACAACGTCGTCACCGGCAACCGCGGCCCGGACATCTACGTCGACTCCTCGTCCACTGTGGACGTCTACGCCAACGCCGTCGGCGGTACCCGCGAGGCCACCAAGGCCGGGATCGGGCTCGCCGTCGAGGACTATTCGGAAAGCCGCCTGCTGTCGGAGATCCGGGTCTTCGACAACCTTTCGACCGGCAACGCGCAGGCCGGGCTGAGCCTCTGGACCGAGTCGACCGGGACCATGCGGGACCTGACGATCGTCAACAACACCTTCGACGGCAACGCCCGCGGCTCCCTGCTGATCGACGCCGACCGGTTCACCGGAACGAACACCTTGCGGAACAACGTGTTCGGCGACGGACCGGTCGACACCGGGCCGTTCGCCGCCGACCACAACTTCGCCGGAAACCCGGGATTCGCCGATCCGGCCCACGGTGACTACCACCTCGCCGAGGGCTCGGCCGCGGTCGACGCCGGCAGCCCCCGGCGCGCGCCCGTGTTCGACCTCGACGGCGTCGCCCGGCCCGCCGGCGCGGGCTTCGACATCGGCGCCTACGAACGGAGGTGGCCGTGACCAGCGGACGGCTCGACCCGCACCACCAGCGCAGCCTGCGTCACGGCGTCGACGGCGCCGCACCGGGCACGTTGAGCGCGCTCACCGTCACCGGCGGCGTCGCGGTGCCGCCGTCACCCGGCAGCCTGGTGACCTTCGGGCGCAACCGGCTGGAGGTCGACGTCTGCGTCGGCGAGGAAGACGTGCGCATCAGCCGGGTCCACGGGCGGCTCGTGCGCGAACGGGACCGCTGGTGGCTCAGCAACACCGGCCGCTCGCCGATCCGGCTGTCCGACAGCATCCTGCTGCACCGCGACAGTGAACCGCTGCCGCTGGCCGACGGCTACACCGCGCTGTTCCTGCGCGGCACCCGCGAGCACGTCCTGGAACTGCTCGTCTCCGACGGCGACGCCCTCGTCGCCACGCGCCGCCCGACCCACCCGACAGCGCCGCCGAAACGCTGGCGGCTGTCCCCGGAGGAGCACCTCGTGCTGGCCGTTCTCGGGCAGCGTTACCTCGGCTACGACCCCCACCCGCTGCCGCTGTCCCGCCAGCAGGCGGCCGCCGAGCTCGCCGAACGACGACCGCGCGAGAACTGGACGGCCAAGCGCGTCGAGCACCTCGTTTCCCGCGTCCGGCAACGCCTTTCCGACGCCGGCGTGCACGGCCTGCGCCGCGAGGAGGTGGGGGAGCCGGTCGGGCTGACCCTGACCGTGAACCTGCTGCGCGAACTGGTGCTGTCGACGACGCTGGTGCCGATGGACCTGGAGTGGCTCGAACTCCCCGACCCGCCGCTCGCCCCCGGGTGAGGGTGGACTGGTGGAACGCGGTCCTGATGCGGCCGGCACCGGCCTGACCGATCGGCTCGGCGTGGCGGCCGGTGAACTACGGTGATGAGGGGGCCGGGATGCGAGCACACGATGACGGGCTTTTCGCGCTAACCGTTCCCCCGGGCTTGGCCGAGCAGGTAACCCGTTCCGCGGACCGTGTGGATCGCCCGTGGCTCGCCGAGTTTGCCCCGCAGCTGCGCGATCAGGACGTCCAGGACGTTGGCGGCCGGGGGAACGAGCTCGTCCCAGGCCGCGGCCATCAGCTCGGCGCGGCGGACCGGTTCGCCCGGCGTGGCGAGCAGGCGGTGCAGGACCGCGAACTCCTTGCCGGTCAGGGTGAGCAGGACGCCGCCGCGGCGGGCCTCGTGGCGGCCGGTGTCCAGCTCGAGGCCGGCGAACCGCAGGACGGGGGCCGGGCCGGTGGTGCTGCGCCGGCACAGGCTCCGCACCCTGGCCAGGAACTCGGCCATCGCGAACGGCTTGACGAGGTAGTCGTCGCCCCAGGCCAGCCCGGCGATGCGGTCGGCGACGGTGTCCCGCGCGGTGAGGAACAGGACCGGCACGTCCCAGCCGCTCCGGCGGCGGCCCGTCACGTACGCCAGCGAATCGCCCGCGGGCAGCATGCGGTCGAACACCACGCAGTCGTAGGCGTTGACGCTCACCGCTTCGTCGGCGTCCGGCAGATCGGCGACGGCGTCCACCGCGAACCCGGCACCCCGCAGGGAGGCCTCCACGGCCACCCGGAGATCCTCGTCGTCTTCGGTGACCAGCACGCGCATGGCCGAAAGCGTAGCGTGACCAGCCGCCCGCGTTCCCGCACGAGGTTCCGATGACAGCCGCGCGCGTGCTGGTGGTGGAGGACGACGAGGACCTGCGGGTGGCGGTGACCACCGAGCTGGCCGCGTCCGGGCTGAAGGTCGGTCAGGCGGCCGACCTCGCCGGCGCGCACGCCGAACTGGCGGGCGAAGACTACGACTGCGCCGTCTTCGACCGCATGCTGCCCGACGGCGACTCGATCGGCTACGTCCACCAGCGCCGCCTCGAAGGTTGTGCGGTACCCGTGCTGTTCCTCACCGCCCGCGACAGCCTCGACGACCGGGTGGCCGGTTTCGACCACGGTGGCGACGACTACCTGGTGAAACCGTTCGCCGTGGCCGAGATGACCGCACGGGTGCACGCGCTGTGCCGCCGTTCCGGCTCGGGACGGCCGTCCGTGCTGCGGCACGACGACCTGGAAGTGGACTGCGCCCGCCGTGAGGTCCGCCGGGCCGGGACGCTGCTCACCCTGAGCGGCAAGGAGTTCGCCGTCCTCGAGTTCCTGCTGGCGCGGCCCGGGCGGGCGGTCGGTCGGGACGAGCTGATCGAGCACTGCTGGGACAGCCGGACCGATCCGATGTCCAATGTGGTCGACGTCGTCGTCCGGCGGCTGCGCCTGAAGCTGGGCGAACCCGAGGTGATCCACACCGTGCGCGGGCGCGGGTACCGGCTGGCCGCCCGATGAGGCGATCGGCGGCCGACCGGCTGCGCCGCCTGCGCCGGCTGCTCACCTGGCTGTTCACCGGGCTCAACGCGGCAGGCCTCATCGTGTTCGCCTGGCTCGCGGTCCAGGCCGACGCACAGCAGCGCGAGCTGCGCCTGGACGGCCGGACCAGTCGGGTCACCGCGGCGGTCACCCGGCTGGTCAAAGAAGGCGACGGGGTCGTGACCGGGCTGGTCGGCCAGGACCCGGTGAGCACCCAGTGCCCCCAGTTCGCGGTCCTGTCCGCCGGCGCGGGCCGGTTCGCGGACTTCACCAGCACGGGGACGTGCGTCCCCGTGGACCTCGTGAAGCTGCGTGCCTGGGCCAACCAGGCGGTCCGCAGCGAAGCCGTCCTCGACGGCTACGGCAGCGGTACCGGCGGGGAGCTGGTCAGGATCGGCGCGGAACCGTTCCGCAACACCGCCGGCCAGTACGTCGGCGCGGTGGTCGTCGTCGCCGACGCCCGGGACGAGGAGGCAGGCCACGACCGGCTGGTCGTGTTCGTCGTCGGTGGTTGCGTGCTGCTCGTCGTGGTGCTGGCCGTCGCGGGGCACGTCCTGTCCGGACGGGCGATCCGCCCCGCGACGGCCGCGCTGGAACAGCAGGAGGTCCTGCTCGCGGAGACCGCGCACGACCTGCGCACGCCGGTGGCGGCGCTGCGCGCGCTGGCCGAGACGGCCTTGCGCAACCCGGCCGACCGCGCCGACCTGCTGCCGCGCACGGTCCGGCTGGCCGGCCGGATGGGCACCATCATCGACGGCCTGCTCGTGCGTGCCCGGCTCGCGGCGGGGGTCGAGTCACTGGCCATCCAGCCGGTCTGGCTCGACCAGCTGGTCACCGGCGTGGTCGACGAGACGCCGCAGGAAGACGCCCAGGTGACGGTGACGGCGGCACCGACGAAGGTGCTCGCCGA of Amycolatopsis solani contains these proteins:
- a CDS encoding right-handed parallel beta-helix repeat-containing protein; its protein translation is MAIRVLAGVVLLVLGVAGPAAEGAAGPMARTLRVGPHGQYAGVQAAADAARPGDTVAIEAGAYPGGLTVHRDGAPGRPIRFTGVGGTAVLTGAGGLAVGGHGWLEFTDVSVAGSARFGVYAEGAHDLVFDRFGVDGSRDGGLVLVGTRRVRVANCDIRGTNARGTAADHEALSIASGSSDVEVSGCRVHDNGEEGIDVKYDDAARVKIHHNVVTGNRGPDIYVDSSSTVDVYANAVGGTREATKAGIGLAVEDYSESRLLSEIRVFDNLSTGNAQAGLSLWTESTGTMRDLTIVNNTFDGNARGSLLIDADRFTGTNTLRNNVFGDGPVDTGPFAADHNFAGNPGFADPAHGDYHLAEGSAAVDAGSPRRAPVFDLDGVARPAGAGFDIGAYERRWP
- a CDS encoding response regulator transcription factor, which gives rise to MTAARVLVVEDDEDLRVAVTTELAASGLKVGQAADLAGAHAELAGEDYDCAVFDRMLPDGDSIGYVHQRRLEGCAVPVLFLTARDSLDDRVAGFDHGGDDYLVKPFAVAEMTARVHALCRRSGSGRPSVLRHDDLEVDCARREVRRAGTLLTLSGKEFAVLEFLLARPGRAVGRDELIEHCWDSRTDPMSNVVDVVVRRLRLKLGEPEVIHTVRGRGYRLAAR
- a CDS encoding response regulator transcription factor, yielding MRVLVTEDDEDLRVAVEASLRGAGFAVDAVADLPDADEAVSVNAYDCVVFDRMLPAGDSLAYVTGRRRSGWDVPVLFLTARDTVADRIAGLAWGDDYLVKPFAMAEFLARVRSLCRRSTTGPAPVLRFAGLELDTGRHEARRGGVLLTLTGKEFAVLHRLLATPGEPVRRAELMAAAWDELVPPAANVLDVLIAQLRGKLGEPRAIHTVRGTGYLLGQARGNG
- a CDS encoding FHA domain-containing protein yields the protein MTSGRLDPHHQRSLRHGVDGAAPGTLSALTVTGGVAVPPSPGSLVTFGRNRLEVDVCVGEEDVRISRVHGRLVRERDRWWLSNTGRSPIRLSDSILLHRDSEPLPLADGYTALFLRGTREHVLELLVSDGDALVATRRPTHPTAPPKRWRLSPEEHLVLAVLGQRYLGYDPHPLPLSRQQAAAELAERRPRENWTAKRVEHLVSRVRQRLSDAGVHGLRREEVGEPVGLTLTVNLLRELVLSTTLVPMDLEWLELPDPPLAPG
- a CDS encoding sensor histidine kinase, which produces MRRSAADRLRRLRRLLTWLFTGLNAAGLIVFAWLAVQADAQQRELRLDGRTSRVTAAVTRLVKEGDGVVTGLVGQDPVSTQCPQFAVLSAGAGRFADFTSTGTCVPVDLVKLRAWANQAVRSEAVLDGYGSGTGGELVRIGAEPFRNTAGQYVGAVVVVADARDEEAGHDRLVVFVVGGCVLLVVVLAVAGHVLSGRAIRPATAALEQQEVLLAETAHDLRTPVAALRALAETALRNPADRADLLPRTVRLAGRMGTIIDGLLVRARLAAGVESLAIQPVWLDQLVTGVVDETPQEDAQVTVTAAPTKVLADPALVQRAIGNLLDNAIRHGRRPESEAIVHITVAGGRVTVADHGPGIDAAVAEETFDRFTSGAGSSGLGLSIVRWVAQAHGGVLRVYNAEEGGAIFELSFPEA